From a single Anomaloglossus baeobatrachus isolate aAnoBae1 chromosome 4, aAnoBae1.hap1, whole genome shotgun sequence genomic region:
- the LOC142300956 gene encoding E3 ubiquitin/ISG15 ligase TRIM25-like has translation MASESLEKELECSVCLNLYTDPVTLRCGHNFCWDCIDQVLNTQDESGVYSCPECREEFQERPTLKRNITLSNVVENFRCNHGDNSSILCTYCIHSPVPAVRSCLQCEASLCDDHLRVHSKGPEHVLTDPSTSLGNRKCSVHKEVLKYYCTEDAACICVSCYLIGKHNGHKLESLDEAIEKKMEKLTNILQKLITNREKAEKRVQSLEEGRRNAQEKAAGKVSRVTAAFRHIRRSVDDLEKKVLSEISREEEKVSLSLSDVIQKLEIKKDELSRKMRHIEELCNMTDPLTILQEPDYIGDLCDLEEDGGDEDTGGHDGGDEDTGRHAGGEEDIGGHDGGDRGADLISQISHKLSSVIRDINVIFYVQDPADILLDVNTAHNNLLISDDLKTVTWTEIRQNHPETAERFQYYQVMSARGFTSGRHYWDVEISGSGWWRVGMCYPSIGRRGGQLYIGDNNKSWCLYGEHENKQYSVRHARVVIPLPQQISSDGVRICLDYEAGQLSFYELCDPIRHLHTFTAAFSEPLHAALYIYEGSIKISAWSRR, from the exons ATGGCGTCTGAGAGTCTTGAAAAGGAGCTGGAGTGTTCCGTCTGTCTGAACTTGTATACAGATCCTGTaaccctgagatgtggacacaacttctgctgGGACTGTATTGATCAGGTTCTGAACACACAGGATGagtctggagtttattcctgtcctgaatgtagagaaGAGTTTCAAGAGCGGCCGACACTGAAGAGGAACATAACGCTGAGTAATGTAGTGGAGAATTTCCGGTGTAATCATGGAGATAATTCGTCAATCCTCTGCACTTACTGTATTCACTCTCCggtacctgctgttagatcctgtctacaatgtgaggcttctctgtgtgatgATCACCTGAGGGTTCACAGCAAAGGACCAGAACACGTCCTaactgatcccagcacttctctggggaaccggaaatgttctgtccataaaGAGGTGCTGAAATATTACTGCACGGAGGACGctgcttgtatctgtgtgtcctgtTATCTGATAGGGAAGCACAATGGACATAAACTGGAGTCTCTAGATGAGGCCattgagaaaaagatggagaaattgacaaatattctgcagaaaCTTATCACAAACAGAGAAAAAGCCGAGAAAAGAGTCCAAAGTCTGGAGGAGGGAAGAAGAAATGCTCAAGAAAAAGCAGCTGGAAAAGTCTCGAGAGTCACTGCTGCATTTAGACACATCAGGAGATCTGTGGATGACCTGGAaaagaaggtcctgagtgagatctccagggAGGAAGAGAAGGTGTCACTGTCACTGTCTGATGTGATCCAGAAGCTGGaaataaagaaggacgagctgtccaggaagatgaggcacatagaggagctgtgtaacatgacggATCCACTGACCATCTTACAGGAACcagact aCATCGGGGACTTGTGTGACCTTGAGgaggatggaggtgatgaggacacaggaggacatgatggaggtgatgaggacacagggagaCATGCTGGAGGTGAAGAGGACataggaggacatgatggaggtgatcggGGTGCAGATCTGATCTCACAGATATCACACAAATTATCTAGTGTGATAAGAGATATAAATGTGATCTTCTATGTACAGGATCCTGCAGACATATTATTGGATGTGAACACTGCTCATAATAATCtccttatatcagacgacctgaaaactgtGACTTGGACAGAAATAAGACAGAATCatccagaaacagcagagagattccagtATTATCAGGTGATGAGCGcgaggggatttacctcaggacgacattactgggatgtggagatcaGTGGATCAGGATGGTGGAGGGTGGGGATGTGTTACCCCAGTATAGGCAGGAGGGGCGGCCAATTATACATTGGAGATAATAACAAGTCCTGGTGTTTATATGGAGAGCATGAGAATAAACAGTATTCTGTGAGACATGCTCGTGTAGTGATCCCGTTACCTCAGCAGATCTCCAGTGATGGagtcaggatctgtctggattatgaggccgggcagctgtccttttatgagctgtgtgaccccatcagacacttacacaccttcactgccgccttctccgagccccttcatgctgcgTTATATATATATGAAGGTTCTATAAAGATATCAGCATGGAGCAGAAGATGA